ctttGAGGAACAATTTGTACAACCTCTCTGGCCTTGAGAAGCAGAGAGGTGCTGCAGTCCTTGTGTGCCTGCACCTCATTGTGAACTTGGGGATTAGTAATCACTAACTTCActaagcaattaaaaaaactGCAGCCCAGATGCTAATTTACAGCAGTTTCACACTTATTTTAGTCAAATTCCCtgaagaggctgctggcagAAGTCCCCAGTCATATAACAAAGGAAGGCTCAAATGTTCTCAAGAAGGCTCAGAGTTTTTATGTCCATGAGCCAAAACATGTTTTACATGGGAGGCTAAGATGCAGCAGCAATCCCAGCCAGGGTTTGTCTTCCTTGCTCAAATAACCTTTCAACCTCTCTAATATGAAGTCATGCATGGAGTACCACTCTGGCACAGGAGCCTAGGATAAGACTGAATAATATTATTACTAAATTGCAAGTTTTCAGTTTCTGCAGACTAACATCTGGAAAAAGTTCCCTCCCACCCAGGAATCAGAACTGTCTCTGTTATTACTCAAGTCTAAATATGATAAATTAAGACCAGAAAATGTTCTTTGACTGTGCTAGCAGGGTGGTTGGATCAGCAAGGATCATAAAACCTATGGCTTTATCATAAAGAGCTGAAAATAACTGTCAGGCTGCCAGCAAAATCTGCCTTGCTTGCAAGACTCATCAGTTCTGGCAGTGAATGGTAGGAACTCTATCAAAGAGATGGGGTACCTCAACAGCAAGATAGATTCTAATTAGTTTGTAAGCAAgcttggatttttcttttaaatctcaCTTCAATGGATTTTGGTTTTAAACTCCCTAGAGAAAGACAGGTTGTTTCTTGGCTTGCAAAATCCTGACACTGCAGTGCTAAGGGCATTCATAACACCCACTTTGCTTTGAGTGCTCTGTGCAGTGCAGCTGGCAGTGTTTGTGCTGACAGTGACCACAGCAAAGGCACTGGCTGCAGAGAAGCGTCAGTCTCAGTGACTGGAGGCTTTACCTGCTGTACCAGTGCAGAGCCTGTGCTGTTTCCAGATGCAGTCTTCACAAAAACCAGGGCTGACCACACACCAGCTGACATCTGACATAATGACTCTCAAATCTGTCATTTCAGTTAAACTGTTTTACCTTGTTGAGTAAACCAGCTGAACCCCCCTGAGGTCATTACAGACTGTGCCAAGTCTGGTAACAGATCAATCCTTAGAGAATTGTTTGCTGCTTCTAGTTCTAAATCTCCTCCTCACTTTCCCCTGCACCAAAAGGTTTTGTGCTGTTGCACCTGTTGAATTAAAGCACCCAAGAAAAGTGAATGCCTGTGAGTGTTCAGCACAGTACCCAAAAGCATTAATATTAGGCCCTGGCACTCTCAGTTACCAGAACAGCACAAAACATGGTGACATTCACTGTTCATGCAAACTGACTGAACTCAGCCTACGTTGTATGCattccttttatttaaaaagttgTCCTAGGAGTGCACATTGCACCTATACAAAAGAATCTTTCCACTGTCCACACACAGGTATAGAAGGGCTCCAGCACCTGCCACAGGTCCCAGCTGGGTCACGCTGCTCACTCAGCGCCCttgggatgtggcactggggtggaGGGGGGGGCAGAAGTCAGCAGTACTGGGAACTCGTGGCAAGTGGAATGTGTGTCCccttcagagacagaaagacccCTGCCAATTCTAGATCCATCTGGGGAGAGGAATAGGGATAAAGTCTGTAGGAAGAGCACCAGTGTCACAACAGGAGGGTTACCAGGCTGGAGCAGTATTGGCCAAACGTCTCATGCGcctgagggagagagagaggtaCAGTAAGTGCATGTTACAGACAGGGGAGTCTGACCAAAACCAGTGCTTCTGGGGAGGCTGCACAGCTTTGCAGACAGGTTTATTCCTGCACAGAACTCCCCAGTCACCTGAGAGTGCCCCTGGTGATAAGGCAAGGACACTATTTTCACTAACAGCTGCTAGGGCACTTTTTCTTATTAACTTGGATTGAACTGACTGCTACTGTAAACTCTTCAGTCAGCCCCAGCTGATACACAAAATGACTGTGCTACTGTTAATCAGCAGTTAAAAAAACATCCTGAGAAAGAGCTGAGACAGTATATTTACTGTTTCCACAATGTATCTTTTGGAGAGATACAAGCCATTCCTTCATATCTGCCAGGAAGAAGTTCATCAAGTAGGTGCAAGCTCTCAACTGCTTGTCAAACATCACTTTGCAGGTCTCTGGTGGGCAGAGCTTCTCCTGGAACCACACAGTGCTCCCCGTGCTGGCAAACAGGTGGGCATCACTCAGGCTAGAGCTGGGAGCTTGCCCATTGCTACATCAAAATGAACTTTACACTACATAAAAGGAAGCTTTGTGACAGGATTCTCGGGAACATGACAGTGCATGAAATCCCAATATGTTTGATTCATGCCTTCCTATACAACCAACTCCCCTGGACAAGCAAAGAGCCCAAGAAAAAAATGGGTTGAAAAAAGGGAAACTTTCTGCAAGCAGGAGATGGTAGAGCAGACATTTCAGTGTTTGTGGTGACAGCTGAATGCTCTGAAGCTAAAGCTTCTGTTGTGAGCAAGGCTGACATCCTGCCAGTTAGCTTTAGTAGGGAAAAACAAACATCAAAGCTTGGAGCTCCTGTCCAAGGGACAGGCCAAGGGAAGTGTCCAAAGCAGTGGCAGTACCTTGTGTTTCTGTCCTGGTCTCTGATCTTCTTCTCCATCTCAGCGTCTGTGAGGGTTTCCAGGAGAGGGCACCACTGGTCAGCGTCGCCCGTGTTGCGAATTGCGATCTCCACAGTGGGCAGAGGGTTCtcgctgcagggcagggcacagggcaacAAAGCAACACCCATCAGTGGGCACAGAGCTCCCCCCTGGGTACCAGCCCAGGGAcaagcacagggacagcacagcatcACTGACAGTGTCTCAGGCTTCAGCATTCCTTCTTTGCTCTGCTTAGTACAGTTTGGTTCTCTGAAGTTCACCACAGGCTCCTGGTTACACCCTTGTGGAGCCTGAAGTTCCTGGGAAAGCAGCTACACCCATCTCCAGCCAGCACTGGAGAGGGATTTGTGCTGGACCTGCAATTCTTTCCCACACTGGCTGGCAGGGATGTGACAACCCCAAaaggcacagctcctcccagtcCATCAGTCCTGGGAGTgcttctcccagcacagcccaggagctgggacTGTTCCCAGGActccctgtccagcctggctgtgctgcagctctcacTTCCTAGCTGTGGTTTGCCTAGCACACCCCTGACAGCTCCTCCCTGGCAAAAATCTGCCTTTCTTGCAAGCCTGACACTGGAAAGAGCAGTCTTCTAGGACCTGCTGTGGCTAACAAGCAATGAAACACCAGGCTGTGCCCCAAATCACAAGATCTGTTCCTCAGAGATTCCTCTGCCCTGACCAGCTGTATTATCACATGCACAAAATATTTACTGCTTCACTAGCTGCTTTTCAGTAAAAGTCAACAGGAACTGACCAAGAGTAGCTTCCCAAATATTGACAGTGGAGCCGGAAGCCCAGCATAAATATAGAGGAGCCTTGGAATGTAAATGTTTGCTTTGAATTCTCAAAAGTgcctcagcctgagctgcagaagtgtgtgtgtgagaggagccctgggacaggtgtgcacacacatcctgccccctccccagggacgTGCACCCCTACACAGGATTTCAGCCCTCTCACTCCCTCAGGAAAGAACTCAAATGCTAATCATCATGGGAACACACAACATCTGCATCAAAGCTAATAATCTAAAATAACAAGTCTTCAAAGTAATTCTACCATGAAAAATTAATCCAGGCCTTTTGGTATCTGATCCAGGGAGGAAGCTTTAATCAAATCTACTTCCAGTACTGCTGCCATCCACTAAACAACACTTAAACCCAGGAATTTCATCTTAGTCCTAGAATGCCACACATTCCAGGCAAAATTAGATCTTAACTGGGGTTTTGTTAGTGATAGCATGATCTCTGCCTCACTATGCCTAACACTGAGCATTCACTGAATTAAACAGGAGATGGAAAGCTGGACTCATGCACAACCTAACTGCAAGGCAACTCAGATACCACATTTCTTTAGCAAAGAATCagagagaaactgaaaaatCCTTCCTCATCTCCCAACCTCTAGACTAAGACAGCTCCTCCTCCATTGTTTTTCCTGTTGAGGAGGaaagtgctgctgccaggaatGGCTGAAAGGCACTGTCAGCTGCAGGGATCCCAGAAGAGCAGGGCACTTCCTCTGCTCAGGCTCCTGGCCTCAGGCAGTGTCAGGGGCACACCAGTGAAGCAGGGAGACATCATCTTTTGGAAAGGTGACTCCTCAGGCACAAGGGTTGGTGTGTGGGAGAACCTGTGCCATCACTCAGGTCTCAAAGGCAAAACTGGCTGTGAGGTGTTGTGTGCTGCCACCAGAAACACTCAGCACACAGGAGAGAACATCACAGCCCACACTGCCCCTGAAAatcccacaggcagcagccaccTGTGTGCCTCCAGTCCGGCCCTGCCACTGCACTGCAGGCTCTCCTTGTTTTGCACAGAACAGCCCAGCTGAAAAAAGTGCCCTGGCTTTCATCAACTAAAAGACAGTTTCACCTCTCCCTTAGATGATTAAGAGGCACATGACTTCTCAAAATCCCCAATCCCTTGAGATATTAAAGTTCTTTTGATACATCTAAAGCAGACCCTTTCCTTACATCAATGGAATGATTTTGGAGCAACCACCACTCCTGTGGTTTGGAAATTCAGGAACTAACCAACCACAGAACCCAAATATTATTAATCACTGTGAGGTTTCAAAAGTACTCCTTTGctagaagaaaaaagggaagaggaggaCATGTTTGTACTATGACAAAAATAAACGAGGTTTCAATTAGGtggttttttctctctgaacAGCTCATGTCTATGTACTTTGTTCTGGTGGGGTTCcttttttagctttttcttctccctcttgcAATACTGCCACAGTGTGAAGAAGGCCTGAAATCTGCCTGTCTGAACTGCCCCTAAGAGGAAGCACCTTTTGGTACCATGGCCCAACATATGTATTTAGAGACAATGTTGTGAAGCTGGCATTAACATGAGCCTGGGCAGCACTGACTAAAACCTCACTTGCTGCAAGTTCCAGAGACTGAGCAGAAGCAAAGGGAGAAATGAACCCCAATCCCAAGAACCAACACATACACAGATTACTTTCTTGGATATCTGCAGTACATGGagaagcagaggcaggagggacAGACACTTCACAATGCAGacagtgctgcagcacaaaatgTGTCAGGTTCTCACCTACCACCCTGCAAGTTCCCATCAATTCTCAGGGATCCCCACCCCACTGCTCTGTTGTTGGATGTAGTCCTAAGCCAAAACTGTAAGTATCAGTCCAAGGCTGTGGAGGGAAAGGTAGAAGGCACCTCCCACCTTCCAAGGGACATCAGCGGGATGGACACACACTCTAACAATTTAATTCAGAGTTAAATTCACATGTGCTAAAGGGTCCCTTTCCATTTTCTAATATAAATCACTCTGGGAATCACTTTAgattcccaggcagctgctgtgaaAGACTGGCAGGATAAAAACTATACCTAGAGGAAGCAGAGTGAGACCAGTGCAAGAGCAACTAGGCCAGAGCAGATCAGGGTGTATTTCTCATAGAAAGCTGACCAGACAGGAACCCTTTGGATGCAGCAGGAAGAAGGAGCAGAGCTCATGGCAGCAGCCAGCTTCCCCACAGTCTCCAGCTCCTCTTTGCTTACTCCCACTCCAGCTACTCCCTGTCCTCTGCCTGAGGTAGGACAGGGCTGAGGACATTTCCCTGCGCTGCTTCCTTGAATTGACCCCTACAAAACTGATGTCAACAGTACCATTCCCTCCTCTGCAAATACAGCATCTGCTAAACTCTTAAACTTCCTTGATTGTCACCATGACCCGAGGTCACCAAACCTCAGAGTGTACATTAAAGGACTGTTAGACCTGCAGACTCAGCACTGTGCTGTGGATAACATCAGTGCAGGAACTCACCACAGAAAGCTGCACAGCACAACTGGAAGCCATTTAGGAGACAAATTACAAGGCTGACTAATGAAACCTGACAAGGCTGCATTCCAGCTGTGAGAAGGGCCTGTGATCAACCCACCTCTGCCATCAGTCTGGGTAGAGAGGTACAGTTTTCATCAGTCCAAGTTCAAACAACCAAAGCTTGAAACAGTGGATGGCTCAAGTTAGGCAaagccaacaaaacaaaaaatgtgtCTGGGGCTCATCATGACCTCACATTAGAAGAGAGACTATCCCTGTTAATTAATTTTGTCAACAGAAGCTGACATTTCATCAATATTTAGTCCTGAAATATATTAGACCCATCAGGAAAAGATATTTAGGCACAACCACATAAAATTGTTAAGATGGACAGAATGGGTGCAAGCCATAAGGACTAATTTCAAACAAAACCTTCCTCATCAGGTCAGCTGTTTTCAGATGCATTGACACAAATGCCCATGAAGTACAAAGACCCCCAGAGCCAGACAAGGAGGTGGCAGTCCAGTACCTGAAGGCATAGGTCTTCTGGTGCCAGCTCAGCTGTCCCCGGATGCTGTAGGCAATAGTTGTGACAAACTCCCCACCCAGGCCAAGCTCTGAGCACAGCTTCAAGGCAAACTTCTCTGGTGAGTTCTCTTTCTCTGACATGTCCCACTCAAACTGGTCTACGAGGGAGATGTTTCCTACATGGATGTTCAGCTGGAGAGAAGGGAAGACACAGGTTATTTGTTTCCACTTTCACAAAGGTTTGTCCAAGGTGATTGAACTGACGAGGCAGAGGCTGAAGAGAACAGAGCAGTAACTCCTCCTAGTTCATCTGCAGAGTTCCTTAACTGAAGTCTTCATTTCAGTAGCATGAAGACAACTCAGCATTGCTCACCAAGTTCTTCCAAAGGAAGATGGCGATGCTTTAACTAAACTATTTTACCATCTCAGAGGCTGGGCACATGGGTGTTTAATCATCTATCACCTTAGTTCTGTTCCCAATACAAAGGACAAAGGGGAATCTGGTTGGAGGACTGGAATGAAAAGCTCCCTTGCTCTGAGAGAAGCTTTTGTACTCTTAGTCCCCTATACCATAACTGGAAACCCAAATGGTTCAGCTCTCATTCTGCTGCCTTCCTGTGTTACCTTAATAATAACTCGTTGGTCTGACTGATCCTCCAGGATGCTGTCAGTCGGGTAGGACTCGATCTGCTGTCGGATGGCAGATGCAATAGCAGGGACAAAGGTCAGAGGATTCAAATCCAGGTCATCACAAAGAATCTCCGAGAACATTTCTGGGGTCATCAGTTTTTCTGTTACAGAACAAGAATGAACACTGTAAACTTCCTTAGAAATTAATGTCTACTACTTACAGAACACACAAAATCCCACAGGGGGAGGGGACAAAGGGAATCCCAAATGCATTACCTTTTAAAAGCAACAGGGTGTTTTGTAGCAGACACACTGATACAGGGACTTCCAGCCTTCTTTACCTGCTCCATGGTATCCAGACAGTGTGGCCACAGAAGCCACAGCCATTAACCTCAGCTAACAGAGCACTCTCAGACTACTGAGCTGATGAACTGGCTCAGGAAAATCTGCCAGTTAAACTCTTCAGACTACATGTGTCCAGGAATGCCTGCAACCCATGGAAGTAGCAGAGCATTTGCTAAGAGATGCAAGCACTGAATACTGTCCAGAGTGGGAGAGCTTTAAAGCTTTGTCTGTATGGGGCAAGGGCATTTGGTGATGGACACAGCTTTATCTCTCCAGCCTCAGCAAACTCTCCTTGCTACGTACCATTCATGTTCCACGTAAATGCATCTCGGAGTTTCTGCCCATCAATTTCCATATCGAGCCTGATTGGAACCAGAACCTCTGGCTGGGATGCATTCTCATGGATCACTGCTGGGTCATGGTCATCAAAGCTAAAGTGGAGAGCAGCAACACAGTATATACAACGAGCACATGACACATCTGGCATCCATAGAGGGAAGGCAACATTCGTTGGAAGCAATCCCCACACTCCAACTCCCTCATTGGTTTATAGACAGACTCCTCAAGGCAAGCTTACAGGGCTGTGGCAACTAATACCAGTTTATCACCTTTTATTACATCTATCATAACACACTCCTGCAAATAAAACAAGCACATTTTCTAGGGTTAGATTTATCTTGGTTGCTTTAAGTTTTATAATGGAAAAAATGTTAGTCATGAGCTTCAGCAGCACTTTCCACAAAACAAACTAGATCAAAGTTACTGGTACATGTCAGTGAGAAGCAGCCTGTCCTTCACAAAGAGGGTCTGCAGGCTTCTCAAATGACAACTGCTCAGCAAATCAGCAGGAAATGGAAGGAACTCATCAGGAAAAGAATGAACCATTTTCCTGACAAAGGGAAAGTCTCCAGTCTGAGCCATGGATGGCTATTGTAACACAGAGCCTCAGGACACACAATTTAACTAAGAACATCCAAGCTAATGACCTGTAGGTCTTTTGTCAGCTGGGGATGAATCACAACATTACATGAACTCATCAGTACTACCCTGGCAGCATGTCATCTTGGTAGCTATTCCCACTTTGCAGAAGCAGGAAGCTGTCTTACCACAGAGGGAATGTTCTCTTCTTATCCCTGCCCATGCGGTTCCTGTTGATGGTTGTTGAGCACGGCACGGCGTCCAGGTGATGAGAGCTGTTGGGCAGGGTTGGCACCCACTGGTTGTTCCTCTTTGCCTTCTGTTCTCTGAAGGAGACTGGATGTTAACCTGCAGGCCCtcagcaccactgctgctgcttaaGGAATGGTGTCATTTTTAACTTTAAGTGCTATTACGAGCTCCTGCTATTTTCTTCTGGGACCATCAACATTACTGTTCCACCAGGAatgttccacagcagcctctcagAAGGCCATCCTCCAGCTCACAAATATCCATCAGATATGAATCCAGGTGCACCTTTATAAATACTAGATTCATATTTGGATTTTCTGTCTATACTTTACAAAAGGACTGCTGAGAAATGCAAGGTCTCCAAAAGGCAGTATGTGCAGAGAGCATTCTGTAAAACATCTGTTACAGATGGAATGCAGTAATTGCAAAAGAAGTTGTATCAACAAACActtagatttttcttcctgttttatGTGGGCAGTAACCCAATCCTTACACTCTGGAGATCCCCATTTGCCCAGCATTGCAAATACTGAATGCAGACTGGCAAACAAGCCCTGCACAACAGCCTGGGCTTATGGAACTCCCCGTGCTTCCTGCCCCAGCTGACACCTTCCAGGCAGCTCTGTTCTGAGCCTGGCCTCACCAACACTGCTTACCTGAGGTAGGTAGGAGGTTCTGTGCTGATAGACACTGCCTTGTACTTCTCATCATTGCCATCCAAGATCTCTTCCACTTCAGAGGCCTTTAGCAGCGTCACGCTAGTGGCTAAT
This portion of the Agelaius phoeniceus isolate bAgePho1 chromosome 18, bAgePho1.hap1, whole genome shotgun sequence genome encodes:
- the SMARCB1 gene encoding SWI/SNF-related matrix-associated actin-dependent regulator of chromatin subfamily B member 1: MMMMALSKTFGQKPVKFQLEEDGEFYMIGSEVGNYLRMFRGSLYKRYPSLWRRLATVEERKKIVASSHENQRSHSPRRYHGYTTLATSVTLLKASEVEEILDGNDEKYKAVSISTEPPTYLREQKAKRNNQWVPTLPNSSHHLDAVPCSTTINRNRMGRDKKRTFPLCFDDHDPAVIHENASQPEVLVPIRLDMEIDGQKLRDAFTWNMNEKLMTPEMFSEILCDDLDLNPLTFVPAIASAIRQQIESYPTDSILEDQSDQRVIIKLNIHVGNISLVDQFEWDMSEKENSPEKFALKLCSELGLGGEFVTTIAYSIRGQLSWHQKTYAFSENPLPTVEIAIRNTGDADQWCPLLETLTDAEMEKKIRDQDRNTRRMRRLANTAPAW